One genomic window of Candidatus Neomarinimicrobiota bacterium includes the following:
- a CDS encoding RnfABCDGE type electron transport complex subunit D, with protein sequence MTDENLPQAQPEQPEIPKKPVKPKKDPRDKLYKPEIPLILASSPHFHTRDTVPRIMWNVIAALVPATVLALVYFQWAAAGIILTSVSAALIAEMLVNKVKGEAFTIPDGSALITGLLLALTLPPSFSLGGTALGSVFAIVVGKHFFGGLGYNIFNPALLGRAFLQASFPVPMTTWTWPLTARYADVDGVTAATPLGLFKFEGVTSELSGLLTGNISGSLGETSAIAILVGGIYLLIRKYADWRIPLSFLLSTFLVSGAFWLISPESYPSPVFHLFSGGLMLGAFFMATDMVTSPVTARGAWMFGAGAGFILVIIRLFGGLPEGVMYSILLMNAFTPLINRYTRPKFFGEVRA encoded by the coding sequence ATGACTGACGAAAATCTACCTCAAGCCCAGCCTGAACAGCCCGAAATTCCTAAAAAACCGGTGAAACCGAAAAAGGATCCAAGGGACAAGCTATACAAACCCGAGATACCCCTGATCCTGGCTTCATCGCCCCACTTTCACACTCGAGACACCGTACCCAGAATTATGTGGAATGTCATTGCAGCCCTTGTGCCTGCCACCGTTCTGGCCCTGGTGTATTTCCAGTGGGCAGCAGCAGGAATTATACTCACCAGTGTTTCCGCGGCCCTGATCGCTGAGATGCTGGTCAACAAGGTCAAGGGTGAAGCCTTTACCATTCCCGATGGCTCCGCCTTGATAACTGGTCTTTTGCTGGCGCTGACTTTGCCACCATCCTTTTCCCTGGGCGGTACAGCGCTGGGATCTGTCTTTGCCATTGTCGTGGGGAAACATTTCTTTGGCGGGTTAGGCTATAATATTTTTAACCCGGCTTTATTGGGAAGAGCCTTTTTGCAGGCCAGTTTTCCCGTTCCCATGACGACCTGGACCTGGCCGCTCACTGCCCGCTATGCCGATGTGGACGGAGTCACGGCAGCCACCCCTTTGGGACTCTTCAAATTTGAAGGTGTCACCAGTGAATTATCAGGATTGCTCACAGGAAATATCAGTGGTTCTCTGGGTGAGACCTCTGCCATTGCCATATTGGTTGGTGGCATCTATTTGTTGATTAGAAAATATGCGGATTGGCGGATTCCTCTTAGTTTTCTGCTGTCCACCTTTCTCGTGAGCGGGGCTTTCTGGCTGATTTCACCTGAGTCATATCCCTCACCTGTTTTTCACCTGTTTAGTGGTGGACTCATGTTGGGAGCCTTCTTTATGGCTACTGATATGGTTACCTCCCCTGTAACGGCTCGAGGTGCCTGGATGTTTGGCGCTGGAGCGGGTTTCATCCTGGTGATTATCCGACTCTTTGGTGGTCTACCGGAGGGCGTCATGTACTCCATTCTGCTCATGAATGCTTTTACACCGCTCATCAATCGTTATACCCGACCCAAATTTTTCGGGGAGGTCCGCGCATGA
- a CDS encoding FMN-binding protein, with product MSKMNLSTRMILVLTLITVLSGGILSGWDTVTKPKIAFHRQEALKAAIGDVLPAHDTYTSEETEFGTLYIATRDSSEHPVGIAFMAVGSGFQGALRIMVGLTPDMTELTGIKVLEQIETPGLGTKIVVDPSNKQDPYWFPAQFAGVHTSPEIVVIKNAKPTHNNEVQGITGATISSKAVTNILNKQIADIQSAWTSKGGPES from the coding sequence ATGAGTAAAATGAACCTATCTACACGTATGATTCTGGTGCTGACCCTGATCACCGTTTTATCTGGTGGAATACTGTCTGGTTGGGATACTGTAACCAAACCCAAGATTGCCTTTCATCGTCAGGAAGCCCTCAAGGCGGCCATTGGAGATGTCCTCCCTGCCCACGACACCTATACAAGCGAGGAAACCGAATTTGGGACCCTGTACATTGCAACTCGTGATAGCTCTGAGCATCCTGTTGGGATCGCTTTTATGGCTGTGGGGAGCGGGTTTCAGGGAGCGCTGCGCATTATGGTGGGTCTTACGCCTGACATGACCGAGCTCACTGGCATCAAGGTGCTGGAACAGATCGAAACACCAGGACTGGGAACCAAGATTGTGGTGGATCCCTCCAACAAGCAAGACCCCTACTGGTTTCCTGCTCAGTTTGCAGGCGTCCACACCTCTCCTGAAATCGTAGTTATCAAAAACGCCAAGCCCACCCATAACAATGAAGTCCAGGGAATCACAGGTGCCACCATCTCATCCAAGGCTGTCACTAACATTCTCAACAAACAAATTGCTGATATCCAATCTGCCTGGACATCCAAAGGAGGGCCAGAATCATGA
- a CDS encoding zf-HC2 domain-containing protein: protein MKHEKWIRSLHLLREGELPPEEQQALDTHLTMCEHCSSIYEQVQLDWLKAIGEIAAEPQLQNPEQLTDDIFLAINENESQAAPTPLVNREDREPIFYSQSFRLGLQVASLVFLAIFFIEQFQVTNSVQKLEIQLQSQKTYQRYAGVNMIPLMFREQVLEMTRVQLEKRGLPSARIEVLIHNLEMNTPGNELRREDLGRIGKRLANQWKTVKLKGVNAYWRQP, encoded by the coding sequence ATGAAACACGAGAAATGGATCAGGAGTCTCCACCTTTTGCGAGAGGGCGAGCTGCCCCCAGAAGAACAACAGGCGTTAGATACCCATCTCACTATGTGTGAACATTGTTCAAGTATTTATGAGCAGGTCCAGCTCGACTGGCTTAAAGCCATAGGTGAAATTGCAGCAGAACCGCAGCTGCAGAATCCAGAGCAACTGACGGATGACATCTTTTTGGCTATAAACGAGAATGAAAGTCAAGCTGCTCCAACACCTCTGGTCAACAGGGAAGACAGAGAGCCTATTTTCTACAGTCAAAGCTTTCGATTGGGTCTGCAGGTCGCCTCCCTGGTTTTCCTGGCCATCTTTTTTATCGAGCAGTTTCAGGTCACCAATTCAGTCCAGAAATTGGAAATTCAACTACAGTCCCAAAAGACGTATCAGCGCTATGCAGGTGTAAACATGATACCACTAATGTTCAGGGAGCAGGTCTTGGAGATGACCAGGGTTCAGCTTGAAAAGAGGGGTTTGCCGTCTGCCAGGATAGAAGTGTTGATCCACAATTTGGAAATGAACACCCCTGGAAATGAACTGCGCAGGGAAGATTTGGGTAGAATTGGGAAGCGCTTGGCCAACCAATGGAAGACAGTAAAACTTAAGGGTGTGAATGCTTACTGGAGGCAACCATGA
- a CDS encoding DUF302 domain-containing protein, whose product MSYYSSTILPETTFEAALETVTTALAKEGFGIISEIDVSGTFKKKIDVDFKKYTILGACNPGYAHHALQTEDKIGVFLPCNVVVIEQSPGQVEVAAVDPVASMMAVGNAELTEMSQEVQVKLQRVIQAL is encoded by the coding sequence ATGAGTTACTATTCCAGCACCATCCTGCCTGAGACCACATTCGAAGCGGCCCTGGAAACCGTCACCACCGCGTTAGCCAAAGAGGGGTTTGGGATTATCAGCGAAATTGATGTTTCAGGAACCTTCAAGAAAAAGATCGATGTGGATTTTAAGAAATACACCATCCTGGGTGCCTGTAACCCGGGCTATGCCCATCATGCCCTACAAACCGAAGACAAAATCGGGGTCTTCCTGCCCTGCAATGTGGTGGTGATTGAACAATCGCCTGGCCAGGTTGAGGTTGCAGCAGTAGATCCTGTGGCTTCCATGATGGCGGTTGGGAATGCCGAACTGACAGAAATGAGTCAAGAAGTCCAGGTAAAATTACAGCGCGTTATTCAAGCCCTTTAA
- a CDS encoding winged helix-turn-helix transcriptional regulator, translating to MAYDLNKFFKAISDPNRVKIMELLRDKELNVSEICQHFDMQQPSVSHHLSVLKNADIVSSAKRGKEVYYRLDSICITNCCTGFQDQFVKIEKAK from the coding sequence ATGGCATACGACTTAAATAAATTCTTCAAAGCGATCTCGGATCCCAACCGGGTCAAGATTATGGAGCTCCTCAGAGATAAAGAGCTAAATGTGAGTGAGATTTGCCAGCACTTCGATATGCAACAACCCTCTGTTTCACACCACCTCAGCGTCTTAAAAAATGCGGACATTGTATCCTCTGCCAAACGTGGCAAAGAGGTTTATTATCGCCTTGACTCTATTTGTATCACGAACTGCTGTACTGGTTTTCAGGACCAGTTTGTGAAAATCGAGAAGGCGAAGTGA
- a CDS encoding RNA polymerase sigma factor — MCPQAAKSTDAELILDCQGDNQYAFRTLVERYQATAFRFAFRLTCDAPEAEDICQKAFVRVWNYRSRINQDSLFSTLLYTIVSRLWLDHNRSKKLRFFASKVDVLDTEIVDPSASPETLAINQDLARRIKALSKKLPPRQRLVFTLRDLEDLNIQEVVEVTGLSPGSVKTNLSIARQKIRRQMHSITGRIK, encoded by the coding sequence ATGTGTCCTCAAGCAGCCAAAAGCACCGATGCCGAATTGATCCTGGATTGCCAGGGTGATAATCAATATGCTTTTCGAACCCTGGTGGAGCGATATCAAGCCACAGCCTTTCGTTTTGCATTTCGCTTGACCTGTGATGCTCCCGAAGCTGAGGATATCTGCCAGAAAGCTTTTGTCAGGGTCTGGAATTATAGAAGCCGAATAAATCAGGATTCACTTTTCTCCACACTTCTATACACCATTGTAAGTCGCCTGTGGCTGGATCATAATAGATCAAAAAAACTCAGGTTCTTTGCCAGCAAAGTGGATGTCTTGGACACTGAAATTGTGGACCCAAGTGCTTCACCAGAGACCCTGGCCATAAATCAGGATCTGGCACGACGCATTAAGGCTCTCAGCAAAAAGCTACCCCCTCGCCAGCGTTTGGTCTTTACCCTCCGCGATCTTGAGGATTTAAACATCCAGGAGGTGGTAGAGGTGACCGGTCTTTCACCTGGCAGCGTGAAAACCAATCTCAGCATCGCCAGACAAAAAATTCGCAGACAAATGCACAGCATAACAGGACGAATAAAATGA
- a CDS encoding DUF4139 domain-containing protein gives MFRIRATLTIILLTTSITYAQTQLTVYNHGEALVKEQFSRQIQKGVSEIEIERVAETLNPSSVKLGSDQDVQVLEQNYRYDLVDQNKLLKKYLEAEVTVILQNDNKMSGSLLSYDNSTLVLKSRGGIDIIQRQFVGTIKCPTPTERLYVRPTLAWTLNTAKAGKVNFDLSYLTGGISWKAEYVAVINADDTEMDLSSWINLNNQSGKDYEKAKLKLVAGDLHRARPPQAMDSRREKTFALAMRAMPVVEEREFFEYHLYDIAFPVSVHNREEKQIQWLNPTQVKAQKRYVYQGTHDEFTNIPIKIMFTNDKETGAGVALPGGIVRLFKKDTDGALELIGEDNLDHTSKDDLVTLEVGEAFDVKGKREVLDRRSKSDRYNEQDIRITLANRKDEAVEVEVIQTVGYRNWKVQDASHPFTKIDASRVKFTVPVPANKEVVLTYTTRVDLK, from the coding sequence ATGTTCAGGATCAGAGCCACCCTCACCATCATACTTCTCACCACATCTATTACATATGCCCAAACCCAGCTCACTGTCTACAACCACGGCGAGGCCCTGGTGAAGGAACAGTTCTCGAGGCAAATTCAGAAGGGTGTTTCAGAGATTGAAATTGAACGGGTAGCTGAAACCCTGAACCCTTCCTCCGTAAAGCTTGGATCTGATCAGGATGTCCAGGTTCTGGAACAAAATTATCGTTATGACCTGGTAGATCAAAACAAGCTTCTTAAGAAATACCTCGAAGCAGAAGTGACCGTAATCCTCCAAAACGACAATAAGATGTCAGGCTCTCTACTCAGTTATGACAACAGCACTCTCGTTTTAAAAAGTCGCGGAGGAATTGATATCATACAGCGTCAGTTTGTGGGGACCATTAAGTGTCCAACCCCCACTGAGAGACTGTATGTCCGTCCCACGCTGGCATGGACCTTAAATACAGCAAAAGCTGGCAAGGTTAATTTTGATCTGTCCTATCTCACCGGAGGTATCTCCTGGAAAGCTGAATATGTGGCAGTAATCAATGCTGATGATACCGAAATGGATTTGAGCTCCTGGATCAATCTTAACAATCAATCCGGTAAAGATTATGAAAAGGCCAAACTCAAGCTGGTTGCTGGAGATTTACATCGAGCCAGGCCTCCACAGGCTATGGATTCTCGGAGAGAAAAGACTTTTGCTCTGGCCATGAGAGCGATGCCGGTTGTAGAGGAACGTGAGTTTTTTGAATATCATCTTTACGATATCGCCTTCCCTGTTTCAGTTCATAACAGGGAAGAAAAACAAATCCAATGGCTTAACCCTACACAGGTAAAAGCTCAAAAGCGTTATGTCTATCAGGGAACGCATGATGAATTTACTAACATTCCAATCAAGATCATGTTCACCAACGATAAAGAGACTGGAGCTGGTGTAGCGCTTCCTGGTGGCATTGTGCGTCTATTTAAAAAAGATACTGATGGTGCTCTGGAGCTCATCGGTGAAGACAATCTAGACCATACATCCAAGGATGACCTGGTAACACTGGAGGTTGGTGAAGCCTTTGATGTCAAGGGCAAGCGGGAGGTCCTTGATCGACGGTCCAAGTCAGACCGATACAACGAACAAGACATCCGCATTACCCTGGCGAACCGCAAGGATGAAGCCGTGGAAGTGGAAGTCATTCAAACTGTGGGTTACCGCAACTGGAAAGTTCAGGACGCTTCCCATCCCTTTACAAAGATAGATGCCTCTCGAGTTAAATTCACAGTCCCAGTCCCAGCAAACAAAGAGGTTGTCCTCACCTATACAACCAGAGTTGACTTGAAATAA
- a CDS encoding lactonase family protein, with translation MKLLWLTNTLTALLVLSGCHIIKEETVNTQDTQTFYLGTYTEGASESQGIYKFELHASGSVRQIGLAVMSENPSFLALSEDKKFLVAINEVKNQEDVGSVESYMVFEDTLILLNRQSSGGAHPCFVAVNEAGYVLAANYTGGNVGLLKLEKDGPLTELLDVQQHTGQGTTDRQKAPHAHSAWFSPVDGSIISIDLGTNELWFSSIDGEGQKLVPSTPEKLELNPGDGPRHLTFHPNGKWIYVANELSSSVTRLDRNEGGSYTMGPSVSSLPAGYSEPNTCADIHISSDGKFVYASNRGHNSIAVMGVNEDDGSLKLLGNKGCGGEGPRNFSLSPDENFILVANQHTNNIVTLKRDPATGLLKYVSQVEAPTPVCIIFE, from the coding sequence ATGAAATTGCTTTGGCTAACAAATACTCTCACAGCTCTCCTTGTATTGTCGGGCTGTCATATCATCAAGGAGGAAACCGTGAATACGCAAGACACACAAACATTTTATCTGGGGACTTATACAGAAGGCGCAAGCGAAAGCCAGGGCATTTATAAATTTGAGCTCCATGCCAGTGGCAGTGTGAGGCAAATAGGTCTGGCCGTTATGTCTGAGAATCCTTCATTTCTAGCGCTCAGTGAGGATAAAAAATTTCTGGTCGCCATTAATGAGGTAAAAAACCAGGAGGATGTCGGCTCTGTAGAATCCTATATGGTCTTCGAGGATACCCTTATCCTCCTCAATCGCCAATCTTCTGGTGGCGCCCACCCCTGTTTTGTGGCTGTCAATGAAGCAGGCTATGTCCTGGCTGCCAATTACACCGGTGGCAATGTTGGCCTGCTCAAGCTGGAAAAAGATGGCCCCCTGACTGAACTCCTGGATGTTCAGCAACACACCGGTCAGGGCACGACGGACAGACAGAAAGCGCCCCACGCTCACTCCGCCTGGTTTAGCCCGGTAGATGGCAGCATCATTTCCATAGATCTGGGTACCAACGAGCTGTGGTTTTCAAGTATCGATGGCGAGGGGCAAAAATTGGTACCTTCAACACCAGAAAAACTTGAACTGAATCCTGGGGATGGACCACGTCATCTGACCTTTCACCCCAATGGCAAATGGATCTATGTGGCCAATGAACTCAGCAGCAGCGTGACCCGACTGGATCGTAATGAAGGCGGCAGTTATACCATGGGACCTTCAGTATCAAGTTTGCCTGCTGGATATTCTGAGCCCAATACCTGTGCTGACATTCACATTTCATCAGATGGAAAGTTTGTCTATGCCTCCAACCGGGGACACAACAGCATAGCCGTCATGGGTGTGAATGAAGACGATGGCAGCTTGAAACTGCTGGGGAATAAGGGATGTGGTGGTGAGGGACCACGTAATTTTTCACTTTCACCAGATGAAAATTTTATTCTCGTGGCCAATCAACACACAAATAATATTGTCACCTTAAAACGAGATCCGGCGACTGGATTGTTGAAATATGTAAGTCAGGTGGAAGCTCCCACGCCAGTATGTATCATTTTTGAGTAG
- a CDS encoding SoxR reducing system RseC family protein: protein MLYNGETGFIQSADGSQVTILFDTGDACETCGLKVVCAPGKQSERLLTLPQTGDFQAGQKVQIEELSNLELHLALIQFGLPMAAFLMGLFLGYVLPFQNILPRELSASLLACVGLGISFFAARGLVQRIVDIIPEKYLRIVPCV, encoded by the coding sequence ATGCTTTATAATGGTGAAACTGGTTTTATCCAGTCTGCCGATGGCTCCCAGGTTACCATCCTGTTTGACACGGGGGATGCCTGTGAAACCTGTGGATTAAAGGTGGTCTGTGCACCGGGCAAGCAATCCGAGCGCTTATTAACACTGCCCCAGACCGGAGACTTTCAAGCGGGTCAAAAGGTGCAAATCGAGGAACTTTCGAATCTGGAGCTGCATCTCGCCCTTATTCAATTCGGACTTCCCATGGCTGCTTTCCTCATGGGTTTGTTTTTAGGGTATGTCCTCCCCTTTCAGAATATATTGCCCCGTGAGTTATCTGCCTCTCTGTTGGCTTGTGTGGGTCTTGGAATCAGCTTTTTTGCAGCCCGTGGGCTTGTTCAAAGAATTGTGGATATTATCCCTGAAAAATATTTGAGGATTGTCCCTTGTGTCTGA
- a CDS encoding RnfABCDGE type electron transport complex subunit A: MSYFLIFFSAAIVNNFVLAYFLGICPFVGVSKRVSSAVSMGMAVTFVMLITAVVTWLIYHLILVPFDVVILQYVSFILVIASLVQLVEMFIRKVSKPLYDTLGIFLPLITTNCAILGLALFSVLRDYTFMESVIFGLGAGVGFTLALVIMAGIREELELAPVPKYFQGAAITMIVAGGLALAFMGFAGMI, translated from the coding sequence GTGAGCTATTTTCTAATTTTCTTTTCAGCAGCCATCGTTAACAACTTTGTACTTGCCTACTTCCTGGGAATCTGTCCCTTTGTTGGTGTCTCGAAGCGAGTTTCATCTGCCGTGTCTATGGGGATGGCAGTTACCTTTGTCATGCTGATTACAGCCGTAGTTACCTGGCTGATCTATCACCTTATTCTGGTCCCATTTGATGTGGTCATACTTCAATATGTCAGCTTCATTCTGGTCATTGCATCTCTGGTACAGTTGGTTGAAATGTTCATCCGCAAGGTGAGTAAACCCCTATACGATACCCTGGGTATTTTCCTGCCTCTGATCACCACCAATTGCGCCATCCTTGGTCTGGCACTCTTTTCCGTTCTACGGGACTATACTTTTATGGAGAGCGTGATCTTTGGACTGGGGGCCGGTGTAGGTTTTACACTGGCCCTGGTGATTATGGCCGGTATTCGAGAAGAGCTGGAGCTGGCTCCGGTTCCAAAATATTTCCAGGGAGCAGCCATCACCATGATTGTGGCAGGTGGCCTGGCTCTGGCATTTATGGGTTTTGCGGGGATGATATAG
- a CDS encoding RnfABCDGE type electron transport complex subunit B, whose product MDLASIGVSMLSMGGMGALFAAGLAVANKKFYVEEDPRIALVVDNLPGANCGGCGLPGCGSFAENIVHGKVEISGCPVCNDDAREAIAGILGLEATKGEKIIARVMCQGGHYESAHKGEYLGIEKCTAAHITGGGDKLCLHGCLGFGECVESCPFDAMEMSENGLPLIDEDKCTGCGNCVDACPRDIIELHPDTNTIFVACRNTDTPKDSRKICIKACVGCGLCVRGVEEGLMTMENNLARIDYHLYGQGKELPTDKCSTNALIVLEAVPEAEALSA is encoded by the coding sequence ATGGATCTAGCATCAATCGGTGTATCAATGTTGAGCATGGGTGGTATGGGGGCTCTTTTTGCTGCTGGCCTGGCCGTTGCCAATAAGAAGTTTTATGTGGAGGAAGATCCACGTATTGCTTTGGTGGTGGATAATCTCCCCGGCGCTAATTGTGGTGGCTGTGGTCTGCCTGGCTGTGGTAGCTTTGCCGAAAACATCGTCCATGGTAAGGTGGAAATTAGTGGCTGTCCCGTGTGTAATGATGATGCCCGGGAAGCCATAGCTGGCATCCTGGGTCTGGAAGCCACTAAGGGTGAAAAGATCATTGCCCGGGTCATGTGCCAGGGCGGTCATTATGAAAGTGCCCACAAGGGTGAATATCTTGGCATCGAAAAGTGCACTGCGGCTCATATCACCGGTGGTGGTGATAAACTCTGTCTGCATGGTTGTCTTGGTTTTGGGGAATGCGTTGAATCCTGTCCCTTTGATGCCATGGAGATGAGTGAAAATGGTCTGCCCCTCATTGATGAGGACAAATGCACGGGATGTGGTAATTGCGTGGATGCCTGTCCCCGGGACATTATTGAACTGCATCCAGACACGAACACCATTTTTGTGGCCTGCCGTAACACGGATACACCCAAAGACTCCCGGAAAATCTGTATCAAAGCCTGTGTGGGTTGCGGGCTATGTGTGCGGGGTGTTGAAGAGGGTCTCATGACCATGGAGAACAACCTGGCGCGCATCGATTATCATCTGTACGGGCAGGGGAAAGAACTGCCCACGGACAAGTGCTCCACCAATGCCTTGATTGTTCTGGAAGCCGTACCTGAAGCGGAAGCACTCAGCGCCTGA
- a CDS encoding electron transport complex subunit E — protein sequence MNSSLSLKAEFLKGIWKENPVMASLLGLCPTLAVTNAANNGLAMGLATTFVLLSSSLMISALRNFIPHQVRIAGYIVIIATFVTVADRFLAAYFPAISASLGPYIPLIVVNCLILGRQEAFSSRNGIGRSLLDSLGMGIGFIIVLVVLGILREILGSGSIFGFAILGDWFTPWMVMILPPGAFLTLGILIALANWYNDPSRSKARRAVS from the coding sequence ATGAACTCCAGCCTGTCACTAAAAGCTGAATTCCTCAAGGGTATCTGGAAAGAGAATCCTGTCATGGCCAGCCTCCTGGGTCTCTGCCCCACACTGGCTGTAACCAATGCGGCCAACAATGGTCTGGCTATGGGTCTGGCAACTACTTTTGTACTCTTGAGTTCAAGCCTGATGATATCCGCGTTGAGAAATTTCATTCCCCATCAGGTGCGAATCGCTGGATACATCGTCATCATTGCCACCTTTGTTACGGTGGCTGACCGATTTCTGGCTGCCTATTTCCCCGCCATTTCTGCTTCTTTGGGACCATACATCCCCCTGATTGTAGTGAACTGTCTGATTCTGGGACGCCAGGAAGCCTTTTCCTCACGAAACGGGATCGGGCGGTCGCTTCTGGACAGCCTGGGTATGGGTATAGGGTTTATCATCGTGCTGGTGGTTCTGGGGATTCTTCGAGAAATTCTGGGCTCAGGCAGCATCTTTGGGTTCGCCATTCTTGGCGATTGGTTCACACCCTGGATGGTCATGATTTTACCGCCCGGTGCATTTCTGACTCTGGGTATTCTTATTGCCCTGGCCAATTGGTACAACGATCCCTCTCGATCTAAGGCAAGGAGGGCTGTCTCGTGA
- the rsxC gene encoding electron transport complex subunit RsxC, with protein sequence MSESSQLRISTFRRGVHPDEFKNLTCHLPSKHLPLPDEVFIPLQQHIGAPCEALVEKGDTVKTGQKIADSPAFVSSPIHASITGTVVSVASFPHPLGGKVPMIHIKRDGEEDEWELLSTPENWETASKEELGKLVREAGLVGLGGAAFPTHVKMSPPPDKPVDHFILNGCECEPFLTCDHRNMLEDTDRILKGMAIMMRILGIDQGIVGIESNKADAIAAMEARVKDLKLNFKIQPLKVKYPQGAEKMLIDAALGRKVPAGGLPMDVGVVVNNVATALAVYEAVVEGKPLIQRMLTVTGDAIKSPGNLIARIGTPFQVCVDACGGLHDETSQVFMGGPMMGLVQYDLQVPTLKATSGIVCMQSSQLKNTRHYPCIQCGTCVSVCPMNLVPTRLSRQAETGKYQDCKEWGVFNCIECGSCAFVCPSGIPLVQWIRVGKVKSTEQQQKIKAQA encoded by the coding sequence ATGTCTGAATCATCCCAGCTTCGCATCAGCACCTTTCGTCGAGGTGTGCACCCCGATGAATTCAAGAACCTGACCTGCCATTTACCTTCAAAACATTTACCGCTCCCTGATGAGGTCTTCATTCCCTTGCAACAGCACATCGGTGCGCCATGCGAAGCATTGGTGGAAAAGGGTGATACGGTAAAAACCGGACAAAAAATTGCTGACTCTCCAGCCTTTGTTTCCAGCCCCATCCACGCATCCATAACTGGTACGGTTGTGTCCGTGGCATCTTTCCCACATCCCCTGGGTGGAAAAGTACCCATGATACATATCAAGCGAGATGGTGAAGAAGATGAATGGGAATTATTAAGCACTCCTGAAAACTGGGAGACTGCCTCAAAAGAAGAGCTGGGGAAACTTGTTCGCGAAGCGGGGCTTGTTGGGCTGGGAGGCGCAGCTTTTCCAACGCACGTGAAAATGTCCCCACCTCCAGATAAACCTGTTGATCATTTCATCCTGAATGGGTGCGAATGTGAACCCTTCCTCACCTGTGATCATCGCAATATGCTGGAAGATACAGATCGTATTCTCAAGGGTATGGCCATCATGATGCGAATCCTTGGCATTGACCAGGGCATTGTGGGTATTGAATCCAACAAAGCTGATGCCATCGCAGCCATGGAAGCCAGAGTAAAGGATCTCAAGCTCAATTTCAAAATCCAACCCTTGAAGGTTAAATACCCACAAGGTGCTGAAAAGATGCTCATTGATGCTGCTCTGGGTCGCAAGGTTCCAGCCGGCGGACTGCCCATGGATGTGGGGGTTGTCGTCAATAATGTTGCCACTGCTCTGGCGGTCTACGAAGCTGTGGTTGAGGGTAAACCCCTGATCCAGCGCATGCTCACCGTGACGGGCGATGCCATCAAGTCACCGGGCAATCTTATCGCACGTATTGGCACCCCTTTTCAAGTTTGCGTGGATGCCTGTGGTGGTCTCCATGACGAAACCTCGCAGGTGTTTATGGGTGGACCCATGATGGGATTGGTTCAGTACGATCTCCAGGTACCCACCTTGAAAGCGACTTCCGGGATCGTCTGTATGCAGTCTTCCCAGCTTAAAAACACACGTCACTACCCCTGTATCCAGTGCGGTACCTGTGTGAGTGTGTGCCCTATGAACCTGGTGCCGACACGGCTTTCTCGACAAGCGGAAACAGGCAAATATCAGGACTGCAAGGAATGGGGTGTTTTCAATTGTATTGAGTGTGGTTCCTGCGCTTTTGTCTGTCCCTCTGGTATTCCTCTGGTTCAATGGATTCGTGTGGGCAAAGTCAAATCCACAGAACAGCAACAAAAAATAAAAGCCCAGGCTTAG
- a CDS encoding SRPBCC family protein: MKYTIEVDINLPVSTVIELFDSTENMYKWMDGLQSFETIEGTPGEAGAKSKMVFLSGKREMEMIETITVKNLPDEFSATYEARGVYNIIKNHFVANGENLTRYISEQEFQFTGFMKYLAWFMPGAFKKQTLQHMGAFKTFAEDQ; this comes from the coding sequence ATGAAATACACAATTGAAGTCGATATAAACCTTCCGGTTTCCACGGTTATTGAACTATTCGACAGTACTGAAAATATGTACAAATGGATGGATGGTCTTCAGAGCTTTGAAACGATAGAGGGTACACCAGGCGAGGCAGGTGCAAAATCGAAAATGGTCTTCCTTTCCGGGAAACGCGAAATGGAGATGATCGAAACCATAACCGTGAAAAACCTGCCTGATGAATTCTCCGCGACCTATGAGGCCAGGGGCGTTTACAACATTATCAAGAACCACTTTGTTGCTAATGGTGAGAACCTTACGCGGTACATCTCGGAGCAGGAATTTCAATTCACAGGGTTTATGAAGTACCTGGCTTGGTTCATGCCTGGAGCTTTTAAGAAACAGACCCTGCAGCACATGGGTGCGTTCAAAACCTTCGCAGAGGATCAATAG